In Mycolicibacterium alvei, a single window of DNA contains:
- a CDS encoding TetR/AcrR family transcriptional regulator, with protein MARPAEQSSVGARAEAQADRARRFMKSALAILGETGRTDFTVLEVVERSKTSLRSFYQHFSTKDELLLALIDKIMAESTQRWRADTDGLAGPEALRTLIERITIPASSSTQDSINRGLTFYNDHLAESLPREYARVLTPLHKLIGDILRRGMDSGAFRSDMDVQSTAALIMQSVLGAMRLRSLGVELNGAPIDGEHIYEFCVRGVLAPGSRA; from the coding sequence ATGGCTAGGCCGGCCGAACAATCGTCCGTGGGCGCGCGCGCCGAGGCGCAGGCGGACCGGGCCCGGCGCTTCATGAAATCGGCGTTGGCGATCCTGGGCGAGACCGGACGCACCGACTTCACCGTGCTGGAGGTGGTGGAACGCTCCAAGACTTCGCTGCGATCCTTTTACCAGCACTTTTCCACCAAGGATGAGCTGCTGCTGGCCCTTATCGACAAGATCATGGCCGAGTCGACGCAGCGTTGGCGCGCGGACACCGACGGACTGGCCGGACCCGAGGCGCTTCGGACACTGATCGAGCGCATCACCATCCCGGCCTCGTCGAGCACCCAGGACAGCATCAACCGCGGCCTGACCTTCTACAACGACCATCTCGCCGAGTCACTGCCCCGTGAATACGCCCGGGTGCTCACGCCATTGCACAAGCTCATCGGCGACATCCTGCGGCGCGGTATGGACTCGGGAGCCTTCCGGTCCGACATGGATGTCCAGAGCACCGCTGCCCTGATCATGCAGTCGGTACTGGGTGCGATGCGCCTACGTTCGCTGGGCGTGGAACTCAACGGCGCGCCGATCGACGGTGAGCACATCTACGAGTTCTGCGTGCGCGGCGTCCTGGCACCAGGATCTCGGGCCTGA
- a CDS encoding amidohydrolase family protein, which translates to MPSRELSYPVFDADNHFYEPKEALTKFLPEHRKGVIDYIDVRGRTKIMVRNVVSDYIPNPTFEVVARPGAQEDYFRHGSGGKTYREVMGKPMKAIPAFRNPQARLEVLDSLGLDYTLMFPTLASLVEERLKDDPDLILDIVHALNEWMYETWQFNYEDRIFSTPVINLGNVDRALEELEWCVERGAKTVLVRPAPVPGYRGSRSMGVEEFDPFWDACVKAGIPVSMHASDSGYSTYLNDWEPATEFKPFSPTSFRMVAMGKRPIEDTMAALVCHGALTRNPDLRILSVENGASWVPYLHYQFSDVYSKMPDGFPEDPIEAFKRCVYVAPFWEDDFKKMADLCGIDRVIFGSDWPHPEGLADPINLVDDLVAHGLDDEGVRKVMGGNMVDLFKVENKKMYRPDVPALVLN; encoded by the coding sequence ATGCCGTCACGCGAGCTTTCCTATCCGGTGTTCGACGCCGACAACCACTTCTATGAGCCCAAGGAAGCCCTCACCAAGTTCCTGCCGGAACACCGCAAGGGCGTCATCGACTACATCGACGTCCGGGGCCGGACCAAGATCATGGTTCGCAACGTCGTCAGCGACTACATCCCGAATCCGACGTTCGAAGTCGTGGCCCGACCGGGCGCGCAGGAGGACTACTTCCGCCACGGCAGCGGCGGCAAGACCTACCGCGAGGTGATGGGTAAGCCGATGAAGGCCATCCCCGCCTTCCGCAATCCGCAAGCGCGCCTTGAGGTTCTCGACAGCCTCGGCCTGGATTACACCCTGATGTTCCCGACCCTGGCCAGCCTGGTCGAGGAGCGGCTCAAGGATGATCCCGACCTGATCCTCGACATCGTGCACGCACTCAACGAGTGGATGTACGAGACCTGGCAGTTCAACTACGAGGACCGCATCTTCTCCACGCCGGTCATCAATCTGGGCAATGTCGACCGTGCACTCGAAGAGCTGGAATGGTGCGTGGAGCGCGGCGCCAAAACCGTCCTGGTCCGTCCGGCACCGGTGCCCGGGTACCGCGGTAGCCGGTCCATGGGTGTGGAGGAGTTCGACCCGTTCTGGGACGCCTGTGTGAAGGCCGGCATCCCGGTATCGATGCACGCCTCGGACAGCGGCTACTCCACCTACCTCAACGACTGGGAGCCGGCCACCGAGTTCAAACCGTTCTCCCCCACCTCGTTCCGGATGGTGGCGATGGGCAAGCGTCCGATCGAGGACACCATGGCGGCGCTGGTCTGCCACGGCGCGTTGACCCGCAACCCCGACCTGCGCATCCTCTCGGTGGAGAACGGCGCCTCCTGGGTGCCCTACCTGCACTACCAGTTCTCCGACGTCTACTCGAAGATGCCCGACGGGTTCCCGGAGGATCCGATCGAGGCGTTCAAGCGCTGCGTGTACGTCGCCCCGTTCTGGGAGGACGACTTCAAGAAGATGGCCGACCTGTGCGGCATCGACCGGGTGATCTTCGGCTCGGACTGGCCGCATCCAGAGGGTCTGGCCGATCCGATCAATCTGGTCGACGACCTCGTAGCCCATGGCCTTGACGACGAAGGTGTCCGAAAGGTGATGGGCGGCAACATGGTCGACCTGTTCAAGGTCGAGAACAAGAAGATGTACCGGCCCGACGTCCCCGCGCTCGTACTGAACTGA
- a CDS encoding acyl-CoA dehydrogenase family protein: protein MTDVANPEQMLFTSTAQAFLEKEVPLTRVRELHAEGDSFDTRWWGRAAELGWASLLVPEELGGGSPSGDGVTDLALLAEQAGHTVAPGPLHPVSIVLAGLVESPDGHAELIESLVAGETVASWAAYEPKRPFGAIQAVTGIGTTATRTEAGYRIDGVKDRVEAGDQSAALLVVAACDGQIRQFVVPTDAAGVTVTPQNSVDLVKRYARVQFDGVEVDASAAVGTADQTPAVIERQRQVALVLQCAEIVGILDAVLTMTNQWLADRHSFGRPLASYQALKHRAADMKMWFEAARATTAGAVAAVAERSPDAPKLVSVAKAYVAERAPVMLQDCVQLHGGIGVTWEHDLHLYLRRVALYRAMYGSPEDHHRAVYALSRKTRAAEEIGA from the coding sequence ATGACCGATGTGGCAAATCCCGAACAGATGCTGTTCACCTCCACCGCGCAGGCCTTCCTGGAGAAGGAGGTGCCGCTGACCCGGGTACGCGAACTGCACGCCGAGGGCGACTCGTTCGATACCCGGTGGTGGGGTCGTGCAGCTGAGTTGGGATGGGCCAGCCTGCTGGTGCCCGAGGAACTGGGCGGCGGCAGTCCGTCCGGGGACGGTGTCACCGACCTGGCGTTGCTCGCCGAGCAGGCCGGCCACACCGTGGCCCCCGGCCCGCTGCATCCGGTCAGCATCGTGCTGGCCGGCCTCGTCGAATCACCCGACGGGCACGCGGAATTGATCGAATCGCTGGTCGCCGGCGAAACGGTGGCGTCCTGGGCGGCCTATGAACCCAAGCGGCCGTTCGGCGCCATCCAGGCCGTCACCGGGATCGGGACCACCGCTACCCGCACCGAGGCCGGCTACCGCATCGACGGTGTCAAGGACCGCGTCGAAGCCGGCGACCAGAGTGCCGCGTTGCTGGTGGTTGCCGCCTGCGACGGCCAGATCCGTCAGTTCGTGGTGCCGACCGACGCCGCCGGGGTGACGGTCACGCCACAGAACTCGGTCGACCTGGTCAAGCGTTACGCCCGAGTGCAATTCGACGGTGTCGAGGTCGACGCGTCCGCAGCCGTGGGTACCGCCGATCAGACACCGGCGGTCATCGAACGCCAGCGTCAGGTCGCCCTGGTGCTGCAGTGTGCCGAGATCGTCGGAATCCTCGATGCGGTGCTCACGATGACCAATCAGTGGTTGGCAGACCGACACAGTTTCGGCCGCCCGCTGGCCTCGTATCAGGCCCTCAAACATCGTGCTGCTGACATGAAGATGTGGTTCGAAGCCGCGCGCGCGACCACCGCGGGCGCGGTCGCCGCGGTGGCCGAGCGGTCCCCGGATGCGCCGAAGCTCGTCAGCGTCGCGAAAGCCTATGTGGCCGAACGGGCTCCGGTGATGCTGCAGGACTGTGTGCAGTTGCACGGCGGCATCGGGGTGACCTGGGAGCACGATCTGCACCTGTACCTGCGGCGGGTTGCGCTGTATCGGGCGATGTACGGGTCACCCGAAGATCACCACCGCGCCGTATATGCATTGAGCCGCAAGACCCGCGCAGCCGAGGAGATCGGGGCATGA